A region from the Vibrio sp. SS-MA-C1-2 genome encodes:
- the miaE gene encoding tRNA isopentenyl-2-thiomethyl-A-37 hydroxylase MiaE — MTKAELLQPILQFLQAPTPDQWIDKARQPENLAVILQDHLLCELKAAQSAMFLIRKYAVDDEGKQQLAQWIKPYEDFAYKYIGDLNTLKGKSNISKKITARTDSPYSQDLIDKMVLLIKEELHHFYQVLEIMDRKAIPYQGLSAGRYAKGLIKQVKTYEPDALVDKLIIGAFIEARSCERFAKLAPYLSEDLERFYISLLRSEARHYQDYLTLAEQVAGKDITERINHFAQVEAELISAPDSDFKFHSGCPIDESISAADQITAEA; from the coding sequence ATGACTAAAGCTGAATTACTTCAACCTATTCTGCAATTTCTTCAAGCACCTACGCCTGATCAATGGATTGACAAAGCGCGCCAACCAGAAAATCTTGCTGTCATTTTACAGGATCACCTACTCTGTGAACTTAAAGCGGCGCAAAGTGCGATGTTTTTAATCCGCAAATATGCCGTGGATGATGAAGGGAAACAGCAATTAGCGCAGTGGATTAAGCCTTATGAAGACTTTGCTTACAAATATATTGGTGACCTCAATACCTTGAAAGGAAAGAGCAATATTTCAAAAAAGATCACTGCAAGAACAGACTCCCCTTATAGCCAAGACCTGATCGATAAAATGGTGTTGCTGATCAAAGAAGAACTGCATCATTTTTATCAAGTCCTTGAGATCATGGATCGTAAAGCGATTCCTTATCAAGGTTTAAGTGCAGGACGCTATGCCAAAGGGTTGATCAAACAAGTTAAAACTTATGAACCTGATGCTTTAGTGGATAAATTAATTATCGGTGCTTTTATTGAGGCGCGTTCTTGTGAGCGTTTTGCAAAATTAGCCCCTTACTTAAGTGAAGATCTAGAGCGTTTTTATATCTCGTTACTACGTTCAGAAGCCCGTCATTACCAAGATTACCTGACATTAGCAGAACAAGTTGCGGGGAAAGATATTACAGAACGCATCAACCATTTTGCACAGGTTGAAGCCGAGTTGATCAGCGCACCAGATAGTGATTTTAAATTCCACAGCGGTTGTCCTATCGATGAGAGTATAAGCGCAGCAGATCAAATAACAGCAGAAGCTTAA
- the topA gene encoding type I DNA topoisomerase — protein sequence MGKSLVIVESPAKAKTINKYLGKDFVVKSSVGHVRDLPTGSRSNGKKAPAISTAGMSPEEKARIKKEKDRKSLINKMGVDPYNDWNAKYEVLPGKEKVVNELQALAEKADYIYLATDLDREGEAIAWHLKEIIGGDESRYKRVVFNEITKNAITQAFETPGELNQFMVDAQQARRFLDRVVGFMVSPLLWKKVARGLSAGRVQSVAVKLLVEREREINAFIPEEFWDVHTDLKTAQDDLRLQVKKQAGNPFKPTSKAEADAAVALLENATYKVAKREDRPTQSKPSAPFITSTLQQAASTRLGYGVKKTMMLAQRLYEGGYITYMRTDSTNLNVEAVEAAREYIADNYGNNYLPKDKIVYGSKKNAQEAHEAIRPSDVAVLERDLLSMDPDAHKLYQLIWNQFVACQMVPAKYDSSTITVSADDFSLKAKGRILRFDGWTRVQRPLGKIDDVILPDVAVGEELSLLTIDPKQHFTKPPARFTEAALVKELEKRGIGRPSTYAAIISTIQDRGYVRVEQRRFYAEKMGEIVTDRLNESFEDLLDFDFTARLEGHLDSVAEGGEKWKEVLNDFFTDFTQELEKAELDDSEGGMRPNHIVVTDIECPTCSRPMGIRTATTGVFLGCSGYALPPKERCKTTINLGDEDGIINVLEEDVETAALRAKKRCPICSTAMDAYLIDQERKLHVCGNNPDCDGYIVEKGEFQLKGYDGPVVECDKCGSDMVLKNGRFGKYMDCTSEECKNTRKILKNGEVAPPKEDPVHFPEFPCSNSDAYFVLRDGASGLFMAASNFPKSRETRAPLVKELAQYKDRISDKFKYLADAPLADPDGRDSVVRFSRKTKENYIRSEIDGKPSGWTGLFIDGKWQITDKRKKPKEEKSEDKKK from the coding sequence ATGGGAAAATCTCTAGTTATTGTGGAGTCTCCAGCTAAGGCTAAAACGATAAATAAGTACCTTGGTAAAGACTTCGTTGTTAAATCAAGCGTCGGTCATGTCCGTGATTTACCTACGGGTTCTCGTAGCAACGGAAAAAAAGCGCCTGCTATTTCAACAGCAGGGATGAGTCCTGAAGAAAAAGCTCGAATTAAAAAAGAGAAAGACCGCAAATCTCTAATTAATAAAATGGGAGTTGACCCTTATAACGATTGGAATGCCAAATACGAAGTATTACCAGGCAAAGAGAAAGTCGTTAACGAATTACAAGCACTTGCTGAAAAAGCCGACTATATCTATCTCGCAACCGATTTGGATAGAGAAGGGGAAGCAATTGCATGGCATCTGAAAGAGATCATTGGTGGAGATGAGTCGCGCTACAAACGTGTTGTTTTTAACGAAATAACTAAAAATGCGATCACTCAAGCTTTCGAAACTCCCGGTGAACTAAACCAATTTATGGTGGATGCACAACAAGCTCGACGTTTTCTAGATCGTGTTGTTGGTTTTATGGTTTCGCCACTGCTTTGGAAAAAAGTGGCGCGAGGATTATCAGCGGGTCGAGTTCAATCTGTCGCAGTTAAACTGTTGGTTGAGCGTGAACGTGAAATCAATGCGTTTATTCCTGAAGAATTCTGGGATGTTCATACTGATCTAAAAACGGCGCAAGATGATCTTCGCCTGCAAGTAAAAAAGCAGGCGGGTAATCCATTTAAGCCGACCAGTAAAGCGGAAGCTGATGCTGCGGTTGCGTTGTTAGAAAATGCCACTTACAAAGTTGCAAAGCGTGAAGATCGCCCGACTCAAAGTAAGCCTTCTGCTCCTTTTATCACCTCAACACTGCAACAAGCAGCTAGTACTCGTTTAGGGTATGGGGTGAAAAAGACCATGATGTTAGCTCAGCGCCTCTATGAGGGCGGTTACATCACTTATATGCGTACAGACTCAACTAACTTGAATGTTGAGGCTGTAGAGGCTGCTAGAGAGTATATTGCTGACAACTACGGCAATAACTATCTGCCAAAAGATAAGATCGTATACGGTAGCAAAAAAAATGCCCAAGAGGCGCACGAAGCGATTCGTCCTTCAGATGTTGCTGTTCTTGAGCGTGACTTACTGAGCATGGATCCCGATGCCCATAAACTGTACCAGTTAATTTGGAATCAGTTTGTCGCCTGTCAGATGGTTCCTGCGAAATACGATTCAAGTACGATTACAGTGAGTGCGGATGACTTTAGCTTAAAAGCCAAAGGACGTATTTTACGTTTTGATGGTTGGACGCGTGTACAACGTCCATTAGGTAAAATCGATGATGTCATTCTACCTGATGTTGCTGTCGGTGAAGAGTTATCACTGCTCACTATCGATCCTAAACAGCACTTTACTAAGCCACCAGCACGTTTTACTGAAGCGGCGTTAGTGAAAGAGTTAGAGAAACGTGGAATTGGTCGTCCATCGACCTATGCTGCCATAATCTCAACCATTCAAGATCGTGGTTATGTTCGAGTTGAACAACGCCGTTTTTACGCCGAAAAGATGGGTGAAATTGTTACCGATCGTCTGAATGAAAGTTTTGAAGATCTATTAGATTTTGATTTTACGGCTCGCCTTGAAGGTCACTTAGATTCAGTGGCTGAAGGCGGTGAGAAATGGAAAGAGGTATTAAATGACTTCTTTACTGATTTTACCCAAGAGTTAGAAAAAGCAGAACTTGATGACTCTGAAGGCGGTATGCGTCCAAATCATATCGTTGTCACTGATATTGAGTGTCCAACTTGTTCTCGTCCTATGGGTATCCGTACTGCAACAACAGGGGTATTCCTTGGTTGTTCTGGTTATGCATTACCACCAAAAGAGCGTTGTAAGACCACCATCAACTTAGGTGATGAAGATGGAATTATTAATGTTCTTGAAGAAGATGTAGAAACTGCGGCATTAAGAGCGAAAAAGCGTTGTCCAATTTGTAGCACCGCAATGGATGCTTATTTGATTGACCAAGAACGCAAGCTACATGTTTGTGGTAATAACCCTGATTGTGATGGCTATATCGTCGAAAAAGGGGAGTTCCAACTAAAAGGCTATGATGGCCCTGTGGTTGAGTGTGATAAGTGTGGTTCTGATATGGTGTTGAAAAACGGCCGTTTCGGTAAGTACATGGATTGCACCAGTGAAGAGTGTAAAAATACCCGTAAGATCCTTAAAAATGGTGAAGTTGCTCCACCAAAAGAAGATCCGGTTCACTTCCCTGAATTTCCTTGTAGCAACTCAGATGCTTATTTTGTGTTACGAGATGGCGCTTCAGGCCTATTTATGGCGGCAAGTAACTTCCCTAAATCTCGTGAAACTCGTGCACCATTAGTCAAAGAGCTTGCTCAGTATAAAGATCGTATCTCTGATAAGTTTAAATACTTAGCTGATGCTCCATTGGCGGATCCTGATGGTCGAGATAGCGTTGTTCGCTTTAGTCGTAAAACCAAAGAGAACTATATTCGTTCTGAGATCGATGGTAAGCCAAGTGGTTGGACTGGGCTATTTATTGATGGAAAATGGCAGATTACCGATAAGCGTAAAAAGCCTAAAGAAGAGAAAAGTGAAGATAAGAAGAAGTAA
- a CDS encoding TIGR02647 family protein — protein MPFNNKMIDELNLLIKFDINNSQQGLKVGSSASPEMVAAVESLFEKGLVTEKDGGYLTNLGIDAAEHAQTMISILTSRPEHTPE, from the coding sequence ATGCCATTTAACAATAAAATGATTGACGAATTAAATCTTCTTATCAAGTTTGATATCAATAATAGTCAGCAAGGTTTGAAAGTTGGAAGTAGCGCATCTCCAGAGATGGTTGCAGCGGTTGAGAGTCTTTTTGAAAAAGGGCTAGTGACAGAAAAGGATGGCGGTTATCTAACTAATTTAGGTATTGATGCAGCAGAACATGCACAAACAATGATTTCAATCCTGACTAGTCGTCCAGAGCATACACCTGAGTAA
- a CDS encoding phosphotransferase encodes MKIEWHQACQLEPSLQTLNSYFSAPHLLSPSDQHATYYHPKYAEPLSGGLTNRCWRIDLQKSDEENTNQHVISFVWRPHSAILTAFDISRTQEFEILKQLSEHSTFRAPRPQLLNNQGLLVEWIMAETASINPHSLTLTSIVNTIPSVDEQLQLLARLHQVKLNPQNQDQLRQFSFTDRVDHYWHQLTEKYQQTRFSDLYHAYRQLPFEIESTALCHFDLGDHNLIAHHNRWVAIDWEYAAIADPKLDLAITLSLLDIPLEEGVERYCHFAKIDDSQSWIKKVNAYRPHLNMMVMLWYLIHAEFYPQQEGIKMANYFADKYS; translated from the coding sequence ATGAAGATAGAGTGGCATCAAGCCTGTCAGTTAGAGCCGAGTTTACAAACACTCAACTCTTACTTTTCTGCGCCTCACTTATTATCACCAAGTGATCAGCACGCCACTTATTATCATCCTAAATATGCAGAACCACTTTCTGGTGGCCTCACTAATCGTTGTTGGCGCATTGATCTCCAAAAAAGCGATGAAGAAAACACCAATCAACACGTTATCTCTTTTGTGTGGCGCCCTCACTCAGCAATATTAACCGCTTTTGATATTTCAAGAACCCAAGAGTTTGAAATATTGAAACAACTTAGCGAACATTCAACTTTCCGAGCACCACGGCCACAACTGCTCAATAACCAAGGTTTACTCGTCGAGTGGATCATGGCTGAGACTGCATCAATAAATCCACATTCGTTGACTCTAACGTCTATAGTAAACACCATACCTTCTGTTGATGAGCAATTACAACTTTTGGCAAGATTACATCAAGTTAAATTGAATCCGCAAAATCAAGATCAGTTAAGACAATTTAGCTTTACCGATCGCGTCGACCATTATTGGCATCAACTAACTGAGAAGTATCAACAGACTCGTTTTTCAGATCTCTATCATGCCTACCGTCAACTCCCTTTTGAGATCGAATCTACCGCACTTTGTCATTTTGATTTAGGGGATCACAACTTAATTGCTCACCATAATAGATGGGTTGCTATCGATTGGGAGTACGCAGCCATTGCCGATCCTAAATTAGATTTAGCCATCACATTAAGTTTGCTTGATATTCCATTAGAAGAAGGTGTTGAGCGTTATTGTCACTTTGCTAAAATTGATGACTCACAATCTTGGATAAAAAAAGTCAATGCGTATCGCCCTCATCTTAATATGATGGTGATGCTCTGGTATTTAATTCATGCCGAGTTTTATCCTCAGCAAGAGGGGATTAAAATGGCCAACTATTTTGCCGACAAATACTCTTAA
- a CDS encoding Tim44 domain-containing protein: MKRFLTLFTVVMALVFVTTPHADAKKFGGGKSFGKSFKTAPAPAAKTTNTSSLNGKTQKPASSKKGLIGGLLGGLLAGSLLAAMFGGAFDGIQFMDILIFGLIAFALFKLFKHLNRAKFDSMRQQKQAYAHGNQQQYKQPDFNNTKDADFNQPSGGFGQQNNSAGFGQPASDVPFNLPPGFDLTAFLNGSREHYRIIQGAWNFNQIDTIQEYVSPELFAALKEERQSLEGEQHTEVMFVDAELVRAEHDTSIAQVSIQFSGRYRDTVEKVEEGIKDIWHLERDLLAPNAPWLIVGIENS, encoded by the coding sequence ATGAAGCGTTTCCTTACACTCTTTACCGTCGTTATGGCATTGGTCTTTGTGACGACTCCTCATGCAGATGCAAAAAAGTTTGGTGGTGGTAAGTCTTTTGGTAAGAGCTTTAAAACAGCTCCTGCGCCAGCAGCTAAAACGACTAATACGTCAAGCTTAAATGGCAAAACCCAGAAACCAGCAAGTAGTAAGAAAGGGTTAATCGGTGGTCTATTAGGCGGTCTACTGGCAGGTAGCTTATTAGCTGCTATGTTTGGTGGTGCGTTTGATGGCATTCAATTCATGGACATTCTGATCTTTGGTCTAATTGCATTTGCTTTATTCAAACTATTTAAGCACCTGAATCGAGCGAAATTTGATTCAATGCGACAACAGAAGCAGGCATACGCTCACGGCAATCAGCAACAATACAAACAGCCTGACTTTAACAATACTAAAGACGCCGACTTTAACCAGCCATCTGGCGGTTTTGGTCAACAAAATAATTCAGCTGGCTTTGGTCAACCAGCCAGTGATGTTCCATTTAATCTGCCTCCTGGTTTTGATCTAACGGCTTTCCTTAATGGTTCCCGTGAACATTACCGTATTATCCAAGGAGCATGGAACTTTAACCAGATTGATACGATTCAAGAATATGTCTCTCCTGAGCTATTTGCAGCCCTTAAAGAGGAGCGTCAAAGCTTAGAAGGTGAACAACATACAGAAGTGATGTTTGTTGATGCTGAGCTTGTTCGTGCTGAACATGATACAAGTATTGCTCAAGTGAGTATCCAATTCTCTGGTCGTTACCGTGATACGGTAGAAAAAGTGGAAGAAGGTATTAAAGATATCTGGCATCTTGAGCGTGATTTGTTGGCGCCAAATGCACCATGGTTAATCGTCGGTATTGAAAATAGCTAA
- a CDS encoding DOPA 4,5-dioxygenase family protein has translation MSKKQDKTPKNSHQHYHAHLYFDQKTQDHAKELRHLSEEIFGLKVGRFHQKLVGPHPCWSCQIEFNAEDFDQYIAWLESQRQQLSVLIHPVTGDDLIDHTDYAYWLGQEIPLNLALFR, from the coding sequence ATGAGCAAAAAACAAGACAAAACACCTAAAAATAGCCACCAACACTACCACGCTCATCTCTATTTTGATCAGAAAACTCAAGATCACGCTAAAGAGTTACGTCATTTATCTGAAGAGATTTTTGGTTTAAAAGTGGGACGTTTTCATCAAAAATTAGTGGGACCACACCCTTGCTGGAGTTGTCAAATTGAATTTAATGCTGAAGATTTTGACCAATATATTGCATGGCTAGAAAGTCAGCGTCAGCAGTTATCTGTGCTTATTCATCCTGTGACCGGTGATGACCTAATAGATCACACAGATTATGCTTACTGGTTAGGCCAAGAGATCCCGCTCAATTTAGCGCTTTTCCGATAA
- a CDS encoding TM2 domain-containing protein: protein MNNDNQTHSRIIGYLLWIFGFTGAHRFYFGKPITGTLWFFTFGLFGIGWLIDIFLIPAMDREAESRFVAGEIDYNIAWLLLGFLGILGIHRMYMGKWLSGILYLFTGGFFLIGWLVDFWTLNDQVSIKNNENRFN from the coding sequence ATGAATAATGATAATCAGACTCACAGTCGAATTATTGGTTATCTTCTTTGGATTTTTGGTTTTACTGGCGCTCATCGTTTCTACTTCGGTAAACCAATAACGGGGACTTTATGGTTCTTTACCTTCGGGTTATTCGGAATCGGCTGGTTAATTGATATATTCTTAATCCCAGCGATGGATAGAGAAGCCGAATCACGTTTTGTTGCAGGGGAGATTGATTACAATATCGCGTGGTTATTGCTGGGGTTCTTAGGTATTTTAGGGATTCATCGTATGTATATGGGGAAATGGCTCTCTGGTATCTTATATTTATTCACCGGAGGCTTTTTCTTAATCGGTTGGTTAGTCGATTTCTGGACGTTAAATGATCAAGTTTCAATTAAAAATAACGAAAATCGATTTAACTAA
- a CDS encoding methyltransferase, which yields MQDIKPWFTALDNYLTQYRDLWQLKPFAMTELPWLQSYPQLSLWLERLSENDVAELVNEPKKLAEQLATFIPDAMAIYQLSQLSEVEKLSLDESIPRFLDSNIPGRKWQQITAFNQALSYRQAPWLEWCAGKGHLGRVLAASSQQSVDSVEWQQVLCEEGRLLADKFALPMHFIQADAFSDSAKKYVKSNQHAVALHACGDLHKTLLQHCCDKQTLAVSISPCCYHLIQDSHYQPLSDLAKASPLLLSKLDLKMPLHETVTAGAGVRRKRELELSFRLGFDSLQRHLTGSDDYLPVPSFPKAILTRGFTEFVEWAAEKKRIDLPDDIDVGEWLKIGEERVLLIDKIELIRQLFRRPLEIWLALDRANYLQQHGYQVSLATFCQREMTPRNIIIQGVR from the coding sequence GTGCAGGATATTAAGCCGTGGTTTACCGCCTTAGATAACTATTTAACTCAGTATCGAGATCTTTGGCAATTAAAGCCTTTTGCTATGACTGAGTTACCGTGGTTACAAAGTTACCCTCAACTCTCACTGTGGCTTGAACGCCTTTCTGAAAATGATGTTGCTGAGTTAGTTAATGAACCAAAAAAGCTGGCGGAACAGTTAGCTACTTTTATTCCAGATGCGATGGCTATTTATCAGCTATCGCAGCTCTCCGAAGTAGAAAAATTATCATTAGATGAATCGATCCCTCGTTTTTTAGATAGCAATATTCCGGGACGAAAATGGCAACAGATTACCGCTTTCAATCAAGCACTTTCATATCGTCAAGCTCCTTGGCTTGAGTGGTGTGCAGGTAAAGGTCATTTAGGACGCGTATTAGCGGCAAGTTCTCAACAGTCGGTTGATAGTGTTGAATGGCAACAAGTGTTATGTGAGGAGGGAAGGTTACTAGCGGATAAATTTGCTTTACCAATGCACTTTATTCAGGCTGACGCTTTTAGTGATAGCGCGAAAAAATATGTTAAATCAAACCAGCATGCCGTTGCGCTTCATGCCTGTGGTGATCTTCATAAAACCTTATTGCAACACTGTTGTGATAAGCAGACTCTCGCGGTTTCGATCTCACCTTGCTGTTACCATTTAATTCAAGACAGTCATTATCAGCCATTGAGTGATTTAGCTAAAGCGAGCCCATTATTGTTATCTAAATTAGATCTTAAAATGCCGCTTCATGAGACGGTGACCGCAGGCGCAGGTGTGCGTCGAAAGCGTGAACTGGAACTGAGTTTTCGCCTTGGCTTTGATAGCTTGCAGCGTCATCTAACGGGAAGCGATGATTATCTGCCAGTCCCGAGTTTTCCTAAAGCAATTTTAACTCGAGGTTTTACTGAGTTTGTCGAATGGGCTGCGGAGAAAAAGAGGATTGATCTTCCTGATGATATTGATGTGGGAGAGTGGTTAAAAATTGGCGAAGAACGAGTATTATTAATCGATAAAATAGAGTTAATTCGACAACTTTTCCGACGACCATTAGAGATCTGGCTAGCGTTAGATCGTGCTAATTATCTCCAGCAGCATGGCTATCAGGTGTCGTTAGCAACATTTTGTCAAAGAGAGATGACGCCAAGAAATATTATTATTCAAGGCGTCCGTTAA
- a CDS encoding YciK family oxidoreductase, with the protein MNYQVATDCLAGKIILVTGAGDGIGREAALQYAKHGATVILLGRTVAKLEAVYDEIIALNLPQPAIIPLDLMGATAQNYIDMADTIEGQFGHLDGVLHNAGLLGTLEPFEQIDEKTFDELMQVNVKAEFLMTKALLPLIRQSTNGRIIFTTSTVGHIGRAFWGTYAISKFAVEGMMQVLADELSDTNIRVNAINPGGTRTKMRAQAFPAEDPGLLLTAADLMPLYLFLMAPESQEVNGLCIDAQPKK; encoded by the coding sequence GTGAATTATCAAGTTGCAACAGACTGTTTAGCAGGAAAAATTATCTTAGTCACTGGCGCGGGTGATGGGATTGGAAGAGAAGCGGCATTACAGTACGCTAAACATGGCGCAACGGTGATCTTGCTAGGTCGTACCGTAGCAAAATTAGAAGCAGTTTATGATGAGATTATCGCATTAAATTTACCTCAGCCAGCAATTATTCCTCTTGATTTAATGGGAGCAACGGCTCAAAACTATATCGATATGGCGGATACCATTGAAGGTCAATTTGGTCATTTAGATGGTGTGCTTCACAATGCCGGACTTTTAGGCACACTGGAACCTTTCGAACAGATCGATGAAAAAACCTTTGATGAGTTAATGCAGGTCAATGTTAAAGCTGAATTTTTAATGACTAAAGCACTGCTTCCATTAATTCGCCAATCAACCAATGGTCGTATTATTTTTACCACCTCAACGGTGGGTCATATTGGTCGTGCTTTTTGGGGAACTTACGCAATTTCTAAATTTGCGGTTGAAGGAATGATGCAAGTTTTAGCGGATGAATTAAGTGATACCAATATTCGAGTTAATGCGATCAACCCTGGCGGCACTCGTACCAAAATGCGCGCTCAAGCTTTCCCTGCTGAAGATCCAGGTTTACTATTAACCGCTGCAGATTTGATGCCTCTTTATCTATTCCTGATGGCACCAGAGAGCCAAGAGGTGAATGGACTCTGTATTGATGCACAACCGAAAAAGTAA
- a CDS encoding DUF2498 family protein, with the protein MSKQAISSQDLLMIANQLIQDHDAYIEGMRTTSVEEKEGVLVFKGEYFLDAEGLPTMQTTAVFNMFKFLAHKLSPEFTIK; encoded by the coding sequence ATGAGCAAACAAGCTATTTCATCACAAGATTTATTAATGATCGCAAACCAATTAATCCAAGATCACGACGCTTATATAGAGGGAATGAGAACAACCTCTGTTGAAGAAAAAGAGGGTGTTCTCGTCTTTAAAGGCGAATATTTTTTAGACGCGGAAGGCTTACCAACCATGCAAACAACCGCCGTATTTAATATGTTTAAGTTTTTAGCACATAAACTTTCACCTGAATTTACGATTAAATAA
- the cysB gene encoding HTH-type transcriptional regulator CysB: MKLQQLRYIVEVSNNKLNVSTTAEHLFTSQPGISKQIKILEDELGIEIFMRTGKHLTEVTASGEKVIQLAREVLAKVDSIKRVAEEEVAPEQGELSISTTHTQARYALPETIKVFKAKYPDVRLNMHQGTTKQILDSVTKGRVQFAIATEIIDNSQEIMMLPCYQWRRSLVVTKNHPLAKKKRITLTDLANYPLITYAFSIESSQGLNRIFKDKGLEPNLAFTATDAEVIKTYVKLGVGIGLIANMAVNDDHHGELVFIDTSHIIPPSTTYLYFRRGTYLRSYMYEFIFQFAPHLTKNQIEKVMLARDCSEAMEIFSSLNLPLR; this comes from the coding sequence ATGAAACTACAACAGTTACGCTATATTGTCGAAGTGAGTAATAATAAACTAAATGTCTCAACAACGGCAGAACATTTGTTTACTTCGCAGCCTGGAATTAGCAAACAGATAAAAATATTAGAAGACGAGCTCGGTATTGAGATCTTTATGCGAACAGGAAAGCATCTAACGGAAGTGACCGCGTCTGGTGAGAAAGTGATCCAGTTAGCGCGAGAAGTTCTAGCAAAAGTCGACAGTATTAAGCGAGTTGCTGAAGAAGAAGTTGCACCAGAACAAGGTGAGCTCTCTATCTCAACGACTCATACGCAAGCACGTTATGCACTGCCTGAAACCATTAAAGTATTTAAAGCAAAGTATCCTGATGTTCGCCTTAATATGCATCAAGGTACAACAAAACAAATTTTAGACTCAGTGACCAAAGGGCGAGTGCAGTTTGCGATAGCGACAGAGATTATTGATAATAGCCAAGAGATCATGATGTTGCCTTGTTATCAGTGGCGTCGTTCATTGGTGGTCACAAAAAATCACCCACTGGCAAAGAAAAAGCGGATCACCTTGACGGATTTAGCTAATTATCCTCTGATTACCTATGCATTTAGTATTGAAAGTAGCCAAGGATTGAATCGTATCTTTAAAGATAAAGGATTAGAGCCGAATCTTGCTTTTACTGCGACAGATGCTGAAGTGATCAAAACGTACGTTAAACTTGGCGTTGGAATTGGTTTGATTGCCAATATGGCGGTGAATGATGACCACCATGGGGAGTTGGTTTTTATTGATACTAGCCATATAATCCCTCCTTCAACCACCTACCTCTATTTTCGTCGTGGCACTTATTTACGCTCCTATATGTATGAGTTTATTTTTCAATTTGCACCACATTTAACGAAAAATCAGATTGAGAAGGTGATGTTAGCGCGAGATTGTAGTGAAGCGATGGAAATATTCTCATCGCTTAACCTTCCTCTACGTTAA
- the sohB gene encoding protease SohB, which yields MEFISGYGLFLAKIITFVIAIVGTIVLVKIVGGKSGGSKGELKVKNLTEQYKDRVEQLEEHLYDKAHLKAKEKAEKKAEKEQNKQKEAEIKKAAKAGNLSDSRKPRLFVLDFKGSIDAREVTELREEVSAILAVAIADDEVLVRLESGGGMVHGYGLASSQLQRLRDANIKLTISVDKVAASGGYMMACVADHIISAPFAIVGSIGVVAQLPNFSKLLKKNNIEFEQLTAGEYKRTLTMFGKNTDKAREKFQLELEETHVLFKDFIHQNRPALDLEKVATGEHWFGTQAADLGLVDEINTSDDFLIKACQDREVLSVNYQQPKKLTEKLAGVGSEVVDTVLLKWISRGQRPFM from the coding sequence TTGGAATTTATTAGTGGATATGGACTATTTTTAGCCAAAATTATTACCTTTGTCATCGCAATAGTTGGCACAATTGTGTTAGTTAAAATTGTCGGTGGTAAGTCTGGTGGTAGTAAAGGCGAGTTAAAAGTTAAAAACTTAACCGAACAATATAAAGATCGTGTTGAACAGCTTGAAGAGCATCTTTATGATAAAGCGCATTTAAAAGCGAAAGAGAAAGCCGAGAAAAAAGCAGAAAAAGAGCAAAATAAACAAAAAGAAGCGGAAATTAAAAAGGCAGCAAAAGCGGGGAATCTGAGTGATAGCCGCAAACCTCGCCTGTTTGTGTTAGATTTTAAAGGCAGTATTGACGCTCGCGAAGTCACTGAACTACGAGAAGAAGTGAGTGCTATCCTTGCGGTTGCGATTGCTGATGATGAAGTGCTTGTTCGTTTAGAGAGTGGCGGTGGTATGGTGCATGGTTACGGTCTTGCTTCATCTCAACTTCAACGTTTACGTGACGCAAATATCAAGTTGACTATCTCTGTTGATAAAGTCGCAGCGAGTGGTGGTTATATGATGGCCTGTGTTGCCGATCATATTATCTCAGCACCTTTTGCTATTGTCGGTTCGATTGGGGTTGTTGCTCAATTACCGAACTTCAGTAAGCTATTAAAGAAAAATAATATTGAGTTTGAACAATTAACTGCCGGTGAGTATAAGCGAACGTTAACGATGTTTGGTAAAAATACCGATAAAGCCCGTGAAAAATTCCAGTTAGAGTTAGAAGAGACTCATGTACTTTTTAAAGACTTTATTCATCAAAATCGTCCTGCTTTAGATCTGGAAAAAGTCGCGACAGGTGAGCATTGGTTTGGTACTCAAGCTGCGGATTTAGGTTTAGTTGATGAGATTAATACCAGCGATGATTTCTTGATTAAAGCGTGCCAAGATCGTGAGGTTTTAAGTGTTAATTATCAGCAACCTAAAAAGCTGACTGAAAAGTTAGCTGGAGTTGGTTCGGAAGTGGTTGATACGGTTTTACTTAAGTGGATTAGTCGTGGTCAACGCCCATTTATGTAG